One region of Streptomyces leeuwenhoekii genomic DNA includes:
- a CDS encoding Rossmann-like and DUF2520 domain-containing protein: MNTPSLPDPKDRPARLTVGVVGAGRVGPALAASLQLAGHRPVAASGVSEASRRRAAALLPDVPLVPPAEVLRRSELVLLTVPDDALPGLVAGLAETGAVRPGQLLVHTSGRYGAKVLDPALRAGALPLALHPAMTFTGTPVDVQRLAGCSFGVTAPEELRLAAEALVIEMGGEPEWIDEDKRPLYHAALALGANHLVTLVAQSLDLLRAAGVGAPDRMLGPLLGAALDNALRSGDAALTGPVARGDAGTVAAHVTELRRHAPQAVAGYLAMARATADRALAHGLLKPELAEDLLGVLADQAALPENGGDQ; this comes from the coding sequence GTGAACACACCCTCACTGCCAGACCCCAAGGACCGCCCGGCGCGGCTCACCGTCGGCGTCGTCGGCGCCGGCCGCGTGGGCCCCGCGCTGGCCGCGTCGCTTCAGCTCGCCGGGCACCGCCCGGTGGCCGCCTCCGGGGTCTCCGAGGCGTCCAGACGGCGCGCGGCGGCCCTGCTGCCCGACGTGCCGCTGGTCCCGCCCGCCGAAGTGCTCCGGCGCTCCGAGCTGGTCCTGCTGACCGTCCCGGACGACGCCCTGCCCGGGCTGGTGGCCGGGCTCGCCGAGACCGGCGCCGTCCGGCCCGGCCAGCTCCTGGTGCACACCTCCGGCCGGTACGGCGCCAAGGTGCTCGACCCCGCCCTGCGCGCCGGCGCCCTGCCGCTGGCGCTGCACCCGGCGATGACCTTCACCGGCACCCCCGTCGACGTCCAGCGCCTGGCCGGGTGCTCGTTCGGCGTCACCGCGCCCGAGGAACTGCGGCTGGCCGCCGAGGCCCTCGTCATCGAGATGGGCGGCGAGCCGGAGTGGATCGACGAGGACAAGCGCCCGCTGTACCACGCGGCGCTCGCCCTGGGCGCCAACCACCTGGTCACCCTGGTCGCCCAGTCCCTGGACCTGCTGCGCGCCGCCGGCGTCGGAGCCCCCGACCGGATGCTCGGCCCGCTGCTGGGCGCCGCCCTGGACAACGCCCTGCGCTCCGGCGACGCGGCCCTGACCGGCCCCGTCGCGCGCGGGGACGCGGGCACCGTCGCCGCGCACGTCACCGAGTTGCGCCGGCACGCCCCGCAGGCCGTCGCCGGCTATCTGGCGATGGCCCGCGCGACCGCCGACCGGGCGCTCGCCCACGGGCTGCTCAAGCCCGAACTGGCCGAAGACCTGCTGGGCGTCCTGGCCGACCAGGCGGCCCTGCCCGAGAACGGGGGAGACCAATGA
- a CDS encoding response regulator: protein MTIRVMLVDDQVLLRTGFRMVLAAQPDMEVVAEAGDGVEAIRVLESTAVDVVLMDVRMPKLDGVEATRRICADPDAPKVLILTTFDLDEYAFSALKAGASGFMLKDVPPGELLAAIRAVHSGDAVVAPSTTRRLLDRFAPMLPGTTKEPQHKALQRLTEREREVMVLVAQGLSNGEIAARLVLSEATVKTHVGRILTKLGLRDRVQVVVLAYETGLVRAGGHG, encoded by the coding sequence ATGACGATCCGCGTGATGCTCGTCGACGACCAGGTGCTGCTGCGCACCGGGTTCCGGATGGTGCTCGCCGCCCAGCCGGACATGGAGGTCGTGGCGGAGGCGGGGGACGGCGTCGAGGCCATCCGGGTCCTGGAGTCCACCGCCGTCGACGTGGTGCTGATGGACGTCCGCATGCCCAAGCTGGACGGCGTGGAGGCCACCCGCCGCATCTGCGCGGACCCCGACGCGCCGAAGGTGCTCATCCTGACCACCTTCGACCTGGACGAGTACGCCTTCTCGGCGCTGAAGGCGGGCGCCTCCGGCTTCATGCTCAAGGACGTGCCGCCCGGTGAACTGCTCGCCGCCATCCGTGCCGTGCACAGCGGCGACGCGGTGGTGGCCCCCTCGACCACCCGCCGTCTCCTCGACCGGTTCGCGCCGATGCTGCCCGGCACCACGAAGGAACCCCAGCACAAGGCGCTCCAGCGGCTCACCGAGCGGGAGCGGGAGGTGATGGTGCTGGTGGCGCAGGGCCTGTCCAACGGAGAGATCGCGGCCCGGCTGGTGCTGTCGGAGGCGACCGTGAAGACCCATGTGGGCCGCATCCTGACCAAGCTGGGCCTCAGGGACCGTGTGCAGGTGGTGGTGCTGGCGTACGAGACGGGGCTGGTGCGGGCCGGCGGCCACGGCTGA
- a CDS encoding NADH-quinone oxidoreductase subunit D, protein MTPTTETMVGIGGAAESTDMVLNIGPQHPSTHGVLRLKLVLDGERIIHAEPVIGYMHRGAEKLFEARDYRQIIVLANRHDWLSAFSNELGVVLAVERMLGMEVPPRAVWTRTLLAELNRVLNHLMFLGSYPLELGGMTPVFYAFRERETLQNVMEEVSGGRMHYMFNRVGGLKEDLPAGWTARARAAVSAVRSRMDVFDDLVLGNEIFRGRTRGVGRLAPATVHAYGVSGPIARASGVDFDLRRDEPYLAYGELQDTLRVVTRQEGDCLARFECLLDQTHNALDLADACLDRLAELPPGPINQRLPKVLKAPEGHTYAWTENPLGINGYYLVSKGEKTPYRLKLRSASYNNVQTLTELLPGTLVADMVAILGSMFFVVGDVDK, encoded by the coding sequence ATGACTCCTACGACGGAGACCATGGTCGGTATCGGCGGCGCCGCGGAGAGCACCGACATGGTGCTCAACATCGGGCCCCAGCACCCGTCGACGCACGGCGTGCTGCGTCTGAAGCTCGTCCTGGACGGCGAGCGCATCATCCACGCGGAGCCCGTGATCGGCTACATGCACCGCGGCGCGGAGAAGCTGTTCGAGGCGCGGGACTACCGCCAGATCATCGTGCTCGCCAACCGCCACGACTGGCTGTCGGCGTTCTCCAACGAACTGGGCGTGGTCCTCGCCGTGGAGCGGATGCTCGGCATGGAGGTCCCGCCGCGCGCGGTGTGGACGCGGACCCTGCTCGCCGAGCTGAACCGGGTGCTGAACCACCTGATGTTCCTCGGCTCCTACCCCCTGGAGCTCGGCGGCATGACGCCGGTCTTCTACGCCTTCCGGGAGCGCGAGACCCTCCAGAACGTCATGGAGGAGGTCTCCGGCGGCCGGATGCACTACATGTTCAACCGCGTCGGCGGCCTCAAGGAGGACCTGCCGGCCGGCTGGACCGCCCGCGCGCGTGCCGCCGTCTCCGCCGTCCGCTCGCGCATGGACGTCTTCGACGACCTCGTCCTCGGCAACGAGATCTTCCGGGGGCGCACGCGCGGCGTCGGCCGGCTCGCGCCCGCGACCGTGCACGCCTACGGGGTGAGCGGGCCGATCGCGCGGGCCTCGGGCGTCGACTTCGACCTGCGGCGCGACGAGCCGTACCTGGCCTACGGCGAGCTCCAGGACACGCTGCGGGTGGTCACCCGGCAGGAGGGCGACTGCCTCGCCCGCTTCGAGTGCCTGCTGGACCAGACGCACAACGCCCTCGACCTGGCCGACGCCTGCCTGGACCGGCTGGCCGAGCTGCCGCCCGGCCCGATCAACCAGCGGCTGCCGAAGGTGCTGAAGGCGCCCGAGGGCCACACCTACGCCTGGACCGAGAACCCGCTCGGCATCAACGGCTACTACCTGGTCAGCAAGGGTGAGAAGACCCCGTACCGGCTGAAGCTGCGGTCGGCCTCGTACAACAACGTGCAGACCCTGACCGAGCTGCTGCCCGGGACGCTCGTGGCGGACATGGTGGCGATCCTGGGGTCGATGTTCTTCGTGGTGGGCGACGTCGACAAGTAG
- a CDS encoding SAM-dependent methyltransferase: MTAVANGAGEWRSWRAAAREALYGPRGFYRRPEGPAGHFRTSVHVSALFARAVARLLCRVDAALGRPARLDFVDMAAGRGELVTGVLAALPADVAARTRAYAVEIAARPEGLDHRIEWLPEPPRPVTGLLFANEWLDNVPVEVAQTDAAGVARRVLVRDDGTERLGEPVTGAEAEWLRRWWPQAAGTGWPEEGRRPDEEHRSEQGRRVRQGLRAEHGLRAEHGLRAEEGLRAEEGLRAEEGLRAEEGLRAEEGLRAEIGLPRDAAWASAVATLESGLAVAVDYAHTRENRPPFGTLTGFREGRETAPVPDGSCDITAHVALDACAAACPLPGARLLSQREALPVLGVTGARPPLALASTDPAGYVRALAGAGEAAELTAPGGLGDFVWLLQPVGIPDVLAP; encoded by the coding sequence GTGACAGCGGTGGCGAACGGTGCGGGTGAGTGGCGGAGCTGGCGGGCGGCGGCGCGGGAGGCGCTGTACGGGCCGCGGGGGTTCTACCGCCGGCCGGAGGGTCCCGCGGGTCACTTCCGTACGTCCGTGCACGTCTCGGCGCTGTTCGCGCGGGCGGTGGCGCGGCTGCTGTGCCGGGTCGACGCGGCGCTGGGGCGGCCCGCGCGGCTCGACTTCGTGGACATGGCCGCCGGACGGGGGGAACTGGTCACCGGCGTCCTCGCCGCGCTGCCCGCCGACGTGGCCGCCCGTACGCGCGCGTACGCCGTCGAGATCGCCGCCCGGCCCGAGGGGCTCGACCACCGGATCGAGTGGCTTCCGGAGCCGCCCCGTCCGGTCACCGGGCTGCTCTTCGCCAACGAGTGGCTGGACAACGTACCGGTGGAGGTCGCGCAGACGGACGCGGCGGGTGTGGCGCGGCGGGTGCTGGTGCGCGACGACGGGACGGAGCGGCTCGGCGAGCCGGTGACCGGCGCGGAGGCGGAGTGGCTCCGCCGGTGGTGGCCGCAGGCGGCCGGGACCGGATGGCCCGAGGAGGGCCGGCGCCCCGACGAGGAACACCGGTCCGAGCAGGGACGCCGGGTCCGGCAGGGGCTCCGGGCCGAGCACGGCCTCCGGGCCGAGCACGGCCTCCGGGCCGAAGAGGGACTGCGGGCCGAAGAAGGACTGCGGGCCGAAGAAGGACTGCGGGCCGAAGAAGGACTGCGGGCCGAAGAGGGGCTGCGGGCCGAGATCGGGCTGCCCCGGGACGCGGCGTGGGCGTCCGCCGTCGCCACGCTCGAGAGCGGCCTGGCCGTGGCCGTCGACTACGCGCACACACGGGAGAACCGTCCGCCCTTCGGGACGCTCACCGGTTTCCGCGAGGGGCGGGAGACGGCGCCCGTGCCGGACGGGTCCTGCGACATCACCGCGCACGTCGCCCTGGACGCGTGCGCGGCGGCGTGCCCGCTCCCCGGCGCCCGGCTGCTCTCCCAGCGCGAGGCCCTGCCGGTCCTCGGGGTCACCGGCGCGCGCCCCCCGCTCGCGCTCGCCTCCACCGACCCCGCCGGATACGTCCGCGCCCTCGCCGGCGCCGGAGAGGCCGCCGAGCTCACCGCGCCGGGCGGGCTCGGCGACTTCGTGTGGCTGCTCCAGCCGGTGGGCATCCCGGACGTCCTGGCCCCCTGA
- a CDS encoding PH domain-containing protein, whose protein sequence is METGSPRGTGTATGGQPVWTGLPPGLLRMRRMLLVVWAGPATAGLGVLPWWLAGPAWAAFALLPPVLAAWGWVMLERNWRSWRYAERADDLLISRGVLWREQTVVPYGRMQLVEVTSGPVERYFGLAGVQVHTAAAATDATIPGLDPAEAERLRDRLTELGEARSAGL, encoded by the coding sequence ATGGAAACGGGGAGTCCGCGAGGGACGGGGACGGCGACGGGCGGGCAGCCGGTGTGGACCGGGCTGCCGCCGGGGCTGCTGCGGATGCGGCGGATGCTGCTGGTGGTGTGGGCGGGGCCGGCGACGGCCGGCCTGGGGGTGCTGCCGTGGTGGCTGGCCGGACCTGCGTGGGCGGCGTTCGCCCTGCTGCCGCCGGTCCTGGCCGCCTGGGGCTGGGTGATGCTGGAGCGCAACTGGCGGTCCTGGCGGTACGCCGAGCGCGCCGACGACCTGCTCATCAGCCGGGGCGTGCTGTGGCGGGAGCAGACCGTCGTGCCGTACGGGCGGATGCAGCTCGTGGAGGTCACCTCCGGGCCGGTCGAGCGGTACTTCGGACTGGCCGGCGTGCAGGTGCACACCGCCGCCGCCGCGACCGACGCGACCATCCCGGGCCTGGACCCGGCCGAGGCGGAACGGCTGCGCGACCGGCTCACCGAGCTGGGCGAGGCCCGATCGGCGGGGCTGTGA
- a CDS encoding sensor histidine kinase yields the protein MQRLYDFLRRHPTGVDSFWAVVLLVITVMGEAGRQAAKGTDAPTRIIPVALLLALVVALRRRMPEKMLVLAVALGLAQLVLDVETMVADFALLLIVYTVAAIGARWASRLALAMGLCAASVAQMRWYNDDVGVANNIAGAVFQTVPFALAWVLGDSMRTRRAYFTQLEERAARLEREREAQAKVAVAAERARIARELHDVVAHNVSVMVVQADGAAYVIDAAPDQAKRALETISSTGRQALAEMRRLLGVLRTGEHQEAGEYVPQPDVRQIEDLVEQCRGSGLPVDFKIEGTPRPLPSGVELTAYRIVQEALTNTRKHGGPNAGASVRLVYFDDGLGVLVEDDGKGAPHELYEEGGLDGQGHGLIGMRERVGMVGGTLDAGPRPGGGFRISALLPLKPAH from the coding sequence GTGCAGCGCCTCTACGACTTCCTCCGCAGGCACCCGACCGGTGTCGACAGCTTCTGGGCCGTCGTCCTGCTGGTGATCACGGTGATGGGGGAGGCCGGACGGCAGGCCGCCAAGGGCACCGACGCGCCGACGCGCATCATCCCGGTCGCGCTGCTGCTGGCCCTGGTCGTGGCGCTGCGCCGGCGGATGCCGGAGAAGATGCTGGTGCTGGCCGTCGCCCTCGGCCTGGCGCAGCTCGTGCTGGACGTCGAGACGATGGTCGCCGACTTCGCCCTCCTGCTGATCGTCTACACCGTGGCCGCGATCGGCGCGCGCTGGGCGTCCCGGCTGGCGCTGGCGATGGGCCTGTGCGCGGCGTCGGTGGCGCAGATGCGCTGGTACAACGACGACGTCGGGGTCGCCAACAACATCGCCGGGGCGGTCTTCCAGACCGTCCCCTTCGCGCTCGCGTGGGTGCTCGGCGACTCCATGCGCACCCGCCGCGCCTACTTCACCCAGCTCGAGGAGCGCGCCGCCCGGCTGGAGCGGGAGCGGGAGGCGCAGGCCAAGGTCGCGGTCGCCGCCGAGCGGGCCCGCATCGCGCGCGAACTGCACGACGTCGTCGCCCACAACGTCTCGGTGATGGTGGTGCAGGCCGACGGCGCCGCTTACGTCATCGACGCCGCGCCCGACCAGGCCAAGAGGGCGCTGGAGACCATCTCCTCCACCGGCCGCCAGGCCCTCGCCGAGATGCGCCGCCTGCTGGGCGTGCTGCGCACCGGGGAGCACCAGGAGGCCGGCGAGTACGTCCCGCAGCCCGACGTCCGGCAGATCGAGGACCTGGTCGAGCAGTGCCGCGGATCCGGGCTGCCCGTCGACTTCAAGATCGAGGGCACCCCGCGCCCCCTGCCCAGCGGCGTCGAGCTCACGGCGTACCGCATCGTGCAGGAGGCGCTCACCAACACCCGCAAGCACGGCGGCCCCAACGCGGGTGCCAGCGTGCGCCTGGTCTACTTCGACGACGGGCTCGGCGTGCTGGTGGAGGACGACGGCAAGGGCGCCCCGCACGAGCTGTACGAGGAGGGCGGCCTGGACGGGCAGGGCCACGGCCTGATCGGCATGCGCGAGCGGGTCGGCATGGTCGGCGGCACGCTGGACGCCGGCCCGCGGCCGGGCGGAGGATTCCGCATCAGTGCGCTGCTGCCCCTCAAACCCGCACACTGA
- a CDS encoding DUF5937 family protein gives MSVSIDITGLPPERICVVPSPLAELGMALHALSEPGHHPGLRGWATSVAARLRPDLADRLCEADFLWRTTFSDVFAPFAGIPGGRAVPGATLAEELDLLDKLTDDEFVLVALEFTCQVQYDVETPSPLHDDAVRRRALELAAARGALQERFTRRLLQDPPVVRAWFRQLMEDCEEAFFAEIWERVRPQLAADARHKTELLRRKGLAEALAAVSPAVALDDEAAVITVDKLVVGRTATGDGGLVLVPTSLGWPHVMVLHRYGWQPAITYPVSGSGPQAPSVEQVGLRLEALAHPVRMQLCRHLARTPYTTSELADAQGMTAPEISRHLSVLKKAGLITTRRRGRYAQHQLELSAVVRLGSDFIEGVLR, from the coding sequence ATGAGCGTGAGCATCGACATCACCGGGCTGCCACCGGAGCGGATCTGCGTCGTCCCGTCGCCGCTGGCCGAGCTCGGCATGGCCCTGCACGCGCTCAGCGAGCCCGGCCACCATCCGGGCCTGCGGGGCTGGGCGACGTCCGTGGCCGCGCGGCTGCGGCCCGACCTGGCCGACCGCCTGTGCGAGGCGGACTTCCTGTGGCGCACCACGTTCTCCGACGTCTTCGCCCCCTTCGCCGGCATCCCCGGCGGGCGGGCCGTTCCGGGCGCCACGCTCGCCGAGGAGCTCGACCTGCTGGACAAGCTGACGGACGACGAGTTCGTGCTGGTGGCGCTCGAGTTCACCTGCCAGGTCCAGTACGACGTGGAGACCCCGAGCCCGCTGCACGACGACGCGGTGCGCCGGCGCGCGCTGGAGCTCGCCGCGGCGCGCGGCGCCCTCCAGGAGCGGTTCACGCGCAGGCTGCTCCAGGACCCGCCCGTGGTGCGCGCCTGGTTCCGTCAGCTCATGGAGGACTGCGAGGAGGCGTTCTTCGCGGAGATCTGGGAGCGGGTCCGGCCGCAGCTCGCCGCGGACGCCCGGCACAAGACGGAGCTGCTGCGCCGCAAGGGCCTGGCGGAGGCCCTCGCCGCGGTGTCCCCGGCGGTCGCGCTGGACGACGAGGCGGCCGTGATCACCGTAGACAAGCTGGTCGTGGGCCGCACGGCCACCGGTGACGGCGGTCTCGTCCTGGTCCCCACCAGCCTCGGCTGGCCGCACGTGATGGTCCTGCACCGGTACGGATGGCAGCCCGCCATCACCTACCCCGTCAGCGGTTCCGGACCGCAGGCCCCCTCCGTGGAGCAGGTGGGCCTGCGCCTGGAGGCACTGGCCCATCCGGTGCGGATGCAGCTCTGCCGTCATCTGGCCCGCACGCCCTACACCACCAGCGAGCTGGCGGACGCCCAGGGCATGACGGCACCCGAGATATCCCGGCATCTGAGCGTGCTGAAGAAGGCCGGTCTGATCACCACCCGCCGCCGCGGCCGTTACGCGCAGCACCAACTGGAGCTGTCGGCGGTGGTCCGGCTGGGCAGCGACTTCATCGAGGGCGTCCTGCGCTGA
- a CDS encoding PH domain-containing protein, whose amino-acid sequence MAAERRLHPVTPFRRAWAPVAVLVGWAAHDLDGAQRQLSRLTTTTLLAGLAVLLPAAALYGFLTWWYTRFAVTDAELRIRTGLLFRRTAHIRLERVQAIDVTQPLLARVAGVAKLRIDVIGTDKKDELAFLGAGEARALRAELLARAAGFAPETAHEVGEAPSTRLLRVPPGVLAVSLLLTGATWGTLAAAVAVPAVLWVLTHNLWTVLATALPLAGAAGARSVGRFVADYDWTVAQSPDGLRLDHGLLDRAHETVPPGRVQTVRIVEPLLWRGRGWVRVELDVAGSSNSVLLPVAPREAAVSVIARVLPGVAVPPGATLSRPPRRAGWCRPLWWRGHGLAVTDAVFAARHGLLRRSLALVPHAKVQSVRLTQGPWQRARRLADVRVDTGANKTVTARLRDAGEAAELLRAQAERSRTGRRDARPDRWMAS is encoded by the coding sequence GTGGCCGCGGAGCGGCGGCTGCACCCCGTCACGCCGTTCCGGCGGGCGTGGGCGCCGGTCGCCGTACTCGTCGGATGGGCCGCGCACGACCTCGACGGGGCGCAGCGGCAACTGTCCCGGCTCACCACGACCACCCTGCTGGCCGGTCTCGCCGTACTCCTCCCGGCCGCCGCCCTGTACGGCTTTCTGACCTGGTGGTACACGCGCTTCGCGGTGACGGACGCGGAGCTGCGGATCCGGACCGGGCTGCTGTTCCGGCGCACCGCGCACATCCGGCTGGAGCGCGTCCAGGCCATCGACGTCACCCAGCCGCTCCTCGCCCGGGTCGCGGGGGTCGCCAAGCTGCGCATCGACGTCATAGGGACCGACAAGAAGGACGAGCTCGCCTTCCTCGGCGCCGGGGAGGCACGGGCGCTGCGCGCCGAACTGCTCGCGCGGGCGGCCGGTTTCGCTCCCGAGACCGCCCACGAGGTCGGTGAGGCCCCGTCCACCCGGCTGCTGCGCGTCCCGCCCGGCGTCCTCGCCGTCTCCCTGCTGCTGACCGGCGCGACCTGGGGCACGCTGGCCGCCGCCGTCGCCGTACCGGCCGTGCTGTGGGTGCTCACCCACAACCTGTGGACGGTCCTGGCCACCGCCCTGCCGCTGGCGGGCGCGGCGGGTGCGCGCAGCGTGGGGCGGTTCGTCGCCGACTACGACTGGACGGTCGCCCAGTCCCCGGACGGGCTGCGCCTGGACCACGGGCTGCTCGACCGGGCCCACGAGACGGTGCCGCCGGGGCGGGTGCAGACCGTGCGGATCGTGGAGCCGCTGCTGTGGCGGGGGCGCGGCTGGGTGCGGGTGGAACTGGACGTGGCCGGGTCGTCCAACTCCGTGCTGCTGCCGGTCGCCCCGCGCGAGGCCGCGGTGTCCGTCATCGCGCGCGTGCTGCCCGGGGTGGCCGTGCCGCCCGGGGCGACGCTGTCCCGTCCGCCGCGACGGGCCGGCTGGTGCCGGCCACTGTGGTGGCGCGGTCACGGGCTCGCCGTCACCGATGCCGTGTTCGCCGCCCGGCACGGGCTGCTGCGGCGCAGCCTGGCGCTGGTGCCGCACGCCAAGGTGCAGAGCGTCCGCCTGACGCAGGGGCCGTGGCAGCGGGCGCGGCGGCTCGCCGACGTCCGGGTGGACACGGGGGCGAACAAGACCGTGACGGCGCGGCTGCGTGACGCCGGGGAGGCGGCGGAGCTGCTGCGGGCCCAGGCGGAGCGCTCCCGCACGGGACGCCGGGACGCCCGCCCGGACCGCTGGATGGCCTCCTAG
- a CDS encoding threonine aldolase family protein, protein MSDTAGQDGRRDGWRAGEADRRPEEARRQPEKDRPQPEADRPQQEEDRRQPEEDRRQPEEDRRERLRERRRAAHRAARRVLARPGFLSTLRERLALLEGAAGLHDLDEAADQYGDGVVEALEARTAALLGTEDAAFFPTGTMAQQVALRCWAGRTGSPVVALHALSHPEVHERHAFSQVSGLRPVRVTSAPRPPTAEEVRAYEEPFGTLMLELPLRDAGFLLPSFEELTEVVEAARERDAVVHFDGARLWESTVHFGRPLEEIAGLADSVYVSFYKSLDAYGGAALAGPRALVEEAKVWRHRYGGTVFQQFPTALSALAGLERELPRLPEYVAHARVVAAALGEGLAAAGVPWARVHPEVPHTHEFQVWLPYDADTAARAAVRQGEETGTLLFARPWDAAGPGLARTEIGVGAEGLDWTAAEVAAATAGFVSRLREEAGGPDGGVRR, encoded by the coding sequence ATGAGCGATACGGCGGGGCAGGACGGGCGGCGGGACGGGTGGCGGGCCGGGGAGGCGGACCGGCGGCCGGAAGAGGCCCGGCGACAGCCGGAAAAGGACCGGCCACAACCGGAAGCGGACCGGCCACAGCAGGAGGAAGACCGGCGGCAACCGGAGGAAGACCGGCGGCAGCCGGAGGAGGACCGCCGTGAGCGGCTGCGGGAGCGGCGCCGGGCCGCCCATCGTGCCGCCCGGCGGGTGCTCGCCCGCCCGGGCTTCCTGAGCACCCTGCGCGAGCGGCTGGCGCTGCTGGAGGGGGCGGCCGGGCTCCACGACCTGGACGAGGCGGCGGACCAGTACGGCGACGGCGTCGTGGAGGCCCTGGAGGCGAGGACCGCCGCGCTGCTGGGCACGGAGGACGCCGCCTTCTTCCCGACGGGCACCATGGCCCAGCAGGTGGCCCTGCGGTGCTGGGCGGGCCGCACCGGCAGCCCGGTCGTCGCCCTGCACGCCCTCAGCCATCCCGAGGTGCACGAGCGGCATGCGTTCAGCCAGGTCAGCGGATTGCGCCCGGTACGGGTGACGAGCGCGCCCCGGCCGCCGACCGCCGAGGAGGTCCGCGCGTACGAGGAGCCCTTCGGCACGCTGATGCTGGAGCTGCCCCTGAGGGACGCCGGTTTCCTGCTGCCCTCCTTCGAGGAGCTCACCGAGGTGGTGGAGGCGGCCCGGGAGCGCGACGCGGTGGTCCACTTCGACGGGGCGCGCCTGTGGGAGTCCACCGTCCACTTCGGGCGTCCCCTGGAGGAGATCGCCGGCCTGGCGGACAGCGTGTACGTGTCGTTCTACAAGTCGCTCGACGCCTACGGCGGCGCGGCGCTGGCCGGTCCGCGCGCGCTCGTGGAGGAGGCGAAGGTCTGGCGGCACCGCTATGGCGGCACGGTGTTCCAGCAGTTCCCGACGGCCCTGTCGGCGCTGGCCGGTCTGGAGCGTGAGCTGCCCCGGCTGCCGGAGTACGTCGCCCACGCGCGCGTGGTGGCCGCCGCGCTGGGCGAGGGCCTGGCGGCGGCCGGGGTGCCGTGGGCGCGCGTGCACCCGGAGGTGCCGCACACCCACGAGTTCCAGGTCTGGCTGCCGTACGACGCCGACACCGCCGCCCGGGCCGCCGTCCGGCAGGGCGAGGAGACGGGGACCCTGCTCTTCGCCCGGCCGTGGGACGCCGCCGGGCCGGGGCTGGCCAGGACGGAGATCGGCGTGGGGGCCGAGGGCCTGGACTGGACGGCCGCCGAGGTGGCGGCGGCGACGGCCGGGTTTGTCTCCCGGCTGCGCGAGGAGGCGGGCGGGCCGGACGGCGGCGTCAGGAGGTAG
- the panC gene encoding pantoate--beta-alanine ligase, with product MSHDFELVPTLDDLDYVLGHFAVPGRTAVVMTMGALHEGHATLIRAAREHVGRKGFVIVTVFVNPLQFGAGEDLDRYPRTLDADLKTAERAGADIVFAPSAGEIYPDGTPRITLRAGAMGERLEGASRPGHFDGMLTVVAKLLHLTRPDVAFFGQKDAQQLALIRRMVRDLNFGVEIVGVPTVREEDGLALSSRNRYLSPQERRTALSLSQALFAGRDRHAAQEALRARAREVPATQARAEALSALGESRAAADTHAVAQAAPGGPAAVRAAARLVLDEAARLDPPLELDYLALVDPADFTEIDDDFTGEAVLAVAARVGTTRLIDNIPLTFGAAS from the coding sequence ATGAGCCACGACTTCGAACTCGTCCCGACCCTGGACGACCTGGACTACGTCCTGGGCCACTTCGCCGTGCCCGGCCGCACCGCCGTCGTCATGACGATGGGCGCCCTGCACGAGGGCCACGCGACCCTGATCCGCGCCGCCCGCGAGCACGTCGGCCGCAAGGGCTTCGTGATCGTCACCGTCTTCGTCAACCCGCTGCAGTTCGGCGCGGGCGAGGACCTCGACCGCTACCCGCGCACCCTCGACGCCGACCTGAAGACCGCCGAGCGGGCGGGCGCGGACATCGTCTTCGCGCCGTCCGCGGGCGAGATCTACCCGGACGGCACACCGCGGATCACCCTGCGCGCGGGCGCCATGGGCGAACGCCTGGAGGGCGCCTCCCGCCCCGGCCACTTCGACGGCATGCTCACCGTCGTCGCCAAGCTGCTCCACCTCACCCGCCCCGACGTGGCCTTCTTCGGCCAGAAGGACGCCCAGCAGCTCGCCCTGATCCGCCGCATGGTGCGGGATCTCAACTTCGGCGTGGAGATCGTCGGCGTCCCCACCGTGCGCGAGGAGGACGGCCTGGCCCTGTCCAGCCGCAACCGCTACCTCTCCCCCCAGGAGCGGCGCACGGCCCTGTCCCTGTCGCAGGCCCTGTTCGCGGGCCGCGACCGGCACGCCGCCCAGGAGGCGCTGCGCGCGCGGGCCCGCGAAGTGCCCGCCACGCAGGCGCGCGCGGAGGCGCTCAGCGCCCTGGGCGAGTCCCGCGCGGCGGCCGACACGCACGCCGTCGCCCAGGCCGCACCGGGCGGCCCGGCGGCCGTCCGCGCGGCGGCCCGCCTGGTCCTGGACGAGGCCGCCCGCCTCGACCCGCCGCTCGAACTGGACTACCTGGCCCTCGTCGACCCTGCCGACTTCACCGAGATCGACGACGACTTCACCGGCGAGGCCGTCCTCGCCGTCGCCGCCCGCGTCGGCACGACCCGGCTGATCGACAACATCCCCCTCACCTTCGGAGCCGCTTCGTGA